In a single window of the Thermofilum uzonense genome:
- a CDS encoding SAM hydrolase/SAM-dependent halogenase family protein, which yields MGIIAFMSDFGLEDYYVGAVKAVIKRVCPSSEVIDITHAVAPWSLLEADYLLSCCYDDFPSGTIFLVVVDPGVGTSRRALIAKTRDYWFIGPDNGVFSGVLEKSSNLELWSIRSVPHKHKSSTTFHGRDVFAPVAAHISCGGRVEDVGERVTDYVRLNKPPTRLEGDILTGYVAHIDRFGNVATSIDKGLLEDAGIEAGSMVGVWVGNRYFELSVLRTFGEAGEGELFALINSCEKLEFAVNKGRASDKLSVRVGDTLRVKRL from the coding sequence ATGGGTATTATCGCCTTCATGTCGGATTTCGGCTTAGAGGATTACTATGTTGGGGCTGTTAAAGCTGTGATTAAGAGGGTCTGCCCCTCAAGTGAAGTGATTGATATTACTCACGCGGTAGCCCCGTGGTCGCTTCTCGAAGCGGATTACTTATTGTCATGCTGCTACGATGATTTTCCTTCTGGCACAATTTTCCTCGTCGTTGTTGATCCTGGAGTGGGTACGTCTCGCAGAGCCCTGATAGCTAAGACCAGGGATTATTGGTTTATTGGGCCAGATAATGGCGTCTTTTCAGGGGTTTTGGAAAAGAGTTCAAACCTAGAATTGTGGAGTATCCGTAGTGTCCCCCATAAACATAAAAGCTCTACGACGTTTCACGGACGGGATGTTTTCGCACCTGTCGCAGCGCATATCTCCTGCGGGGGTAGAGTAGAAGATGTTGGTGAGCGAGTAACTGACTATGTGCGTCTCAATAAACCTCCAACTAGATTAGAAGGTGATATACTTACCGGGTATGTCGCCCATATTGACAGGTTTGGAAACGTTGCTACGAGCATAGATAAGGGACTCCTTGAGGACGCTGGTATAGAGGCCGGCTCGATGGTTGGGGTTTGGGTTGGAAACCGTTACTTCGAGCTGAGTGTGTTAAGGACATTCGGAGAGGCAGGTGAAGGCGAGCTTTTCGCTTTGATCAATAGTTGTGAGAAACTTGAGTTTGCTGTTAATAAGGGAAGAGCATCCGATAAGCTATCAGTGAGAGTTGGCGACACTCTGAGAGTAAAACGATTGTAG
- a CDS encoding THUMP domain-containing protein — translation MLDDFNLIVSTYRARENDCISELWFFASELGDRGLDASKTGLPSLIVAKTQKDPEEFVSKMREKILENPYYFRYILKVVPIQVVVPASLQDIRDTALKLANAGLEPNESFKVEVRVRLSDLKREDIIEAIAGNIKNKVNLETPDKVIVVEIIGDKAGISILKPSSIISVEKLRREARAMRRRPSSGGELEKSGSGPQDLG, via the coding sequence ATGCTCGATGACTTCAATCTTATAGTTTCAACCTACCGAGCACGTGAAAACGATTGTATCTCTGAGCTGTGGTTTTTCGCTAGCGAGCTAGGCGATAGGGGCTTGGATGCTAGTAAGACGGGACTACCATCCCTGATTGTAGCAAAGACACAGAAAGATCCTGAAGAGTTTGTAAGTAAGATGCGTGAAAAAATATTAGAGAATCCCTACTATTTCCGATACATTCTAAAAGTTGTCCCCATTCAGGTTGTTGTCCCTGCCTCCTTACAGGACATAAGAGACACGGCACTAAAGCTAGCTAATGCTGGTCTGGAGCCCAATGAGAGTTTCAAGGTTGAAGTACGCGTACGCTTATCCGATCTAAAACGCGAGGACATAATTGAGGCTATTGCAGGGAACATAAAGAATAAGGTAAACCTTGAGACCCCTGACAAGGTGATCGTGGTCGAAATTATAGGTGATAAAGCTGGTATCAGCATCCTGAAGCCCTCGAGTATAATATCTGTCGAAAAACTTAGGCGAGAGGCTAGAGCGATGAGGAGAAGGCCTTCCTCAGGCGGAGAGCTCGAGAAGAGCGGCTCTGGCCCTCAAGATCTTGGTTAA
- a CDS encoding ribosome biogenesis/translation initiation ATPase RLI, with the protein MRVAVVDKALCRPSKCSLECVRFCPVNRSGSKCVWIDETEKKARISEELCVGCGICIKKCPYSAISIINLPEKLSKSLVHRYGPNAFELFRLPTPKEGRSLGILGSNGVGKSTSLKILAGVLKPNLGRFESPPDWDEIIDFFKGSELQPYFEKMANGRLRVSYKPQAVDSLRKYDLRVGEALQRADERNVSRELADYLNLSSLKDRLLKQLSGGELQKVAIAAALSKDADVYLLDEPSSYLDIRERLRVANLIKEQVRPGKYVIIVEHDLAVLDYVSDLVSIIYGEPGVYGIVGIVKGVRAGINSYIQGYIREENIRFREYPIEFHERPPPVEWPSESVLVKWGTIHKSLGEFTLRVEEGRVHRGEVVGVLGPNGIGKTTFVRILAGEIEPDEGWVERVQNVRLSYKPQFLGEVKFEGTVREFLRSSEVDTSSPTIQAELMKPLRVHSLLDHYMQDLSGGELQRVLIVAALGREADIYLLDEPMAYLDVEQRYAVAKVIKRLTAEKGVSTIVVEHDIVAIDFLAMTLMVFRGIPGKQGEASSPMDMRKGMNLFLKDMSLTFRRDPDTKRPRINKPGSWMDRYQKEVLKEYYYVVMQEKESENSQEK; encoded by the coding sequence ATGAGGGTAGCCGTCGTAGACAAGGCTCTTTGCAGGCCAAGCAAGTGCAGCCTCGAGTGCGTCCGGTTCTGCCCGGTAAACAGGTCGGGATCGAAGTGTGTATGGATAGATGAAACGGAGAAGAAGGCTAGAATATCGGAGGAGCTCTGTGTCGGCTGCGGCATATGTATTAAAAAGTGTCCCTACTCTGCGATATCGATCATTAATCTTCCAGAAAAACTGTCTAAAAGCCTGGTACACAGGTATGGTCCAAACGCCTTCGAACTCTTCCGCCTCCCAACCCCCAAGGAGGGGCGCTCGCTAGGCATACTTGGAAGCAACGGTGTAGGCAAGTCAACATCTTTAAAAATCCTTGCTGGGGTTCTCAAGCCCAACCTGGGAAGATTTGAGAGTCCACCCGACTGGGACGAAATAATAGACTTCTTCAAGGGTTCAGAGCTACAACCATATTTCGAAAAAATGGCTAATGGAAGGCTCAGGGTTTCCTATAAGCCTCAAGCCGTCGACTCTCTTCGAAAATACGATCTAAGGGTTGGGGAAGCACTGCAAAGAGCTGACGAGAGAAATGTTTCAAGAGAGCTTGCTGATTACCTTAATTTATCAAGCCTCAAAGATAGACTGCTCAAACAATTAAGCGGGGGCGAGCTTCAGAAAGTAGCTATTGCGGCTGCTCTCTCCAAGGACGCCGACGTCTATCTCCTCGACGAGCCTTCAAGCTACCTGGACATAAGGGAAAGGCTTCGCGTTGCAAACCTAATAAAAGAACAGGTAAGGCCGGGAAAATACGTAATAATAGTTGAGCACGACCTTGCGGTTCTAGACTACGTAAGCGACCTGGTCTCCATTATCTACGGCGAGCCAGGCGTGTATGGAATTGTAGGCATAGTTAAGGGTGTAAGGGCAGGCATAAACTCCTACATCCAAGGGTACATCAGGGAGGAAAACATACGATTCCGAGAGTACCCGATAGAGTTTCACGAGAGGCCCCCACCTGTAGAGTGGCCTAGCGAAAGCGTTCTGGTCAAATGGGGCACAATTCATAAAAGCCTTGGTGAATTCACTCTGCGAGTTGAAGAGGGAAGGGTTCACCGCGGGGAAGTCGTAGGGGTTCTCGGTCCGAATGGAATAGGTAAGACAACCTTTGTTAGGATTCTAGCGGGGGAGATCGAGCCCGACGAGGGCTGGGTTGAGAGGGTACAGAATGTCCGGTTAAGCTACAAGCCCCAGTTTCTCGGCGAGGTCAAGTTTGAGGGAACGGTAAGAGAGTTTTTACGGTCATCCGAGGTCGATACATCTTCTCCTACGATTCAGGCCGAGCTCATGAAGCCTCTCCGGGTTCACTCTCTGCTAGACCATTACATGCAAGACCTGAGTGGTGGTGAACTACAAAGAGTCCTTATCGTGGCTGCCCTGGGAAGGGAGGCTGACATCTATCTCCTCGACGAGCCTATGGCTTACCTGGACGTGGAGCAGAGATACGCTGTAGCGAAAGTTATCAAGAGGCTCACTGCAGAGAAGGGTGTTTCAACCATAGTTGTCGAGCACGACATCGTAGCGATAGATTTCCTTGCAATGACGCTTATGGTGTTCCGAGGCATTCCAGGCAAACAAGGAGAGGCGTCGTCTCCAATGGATATGAGGAAAGGCATGAACCTATTCCTTAAAGATATGTCATTAACATTCAGGCGTGATCCTGACACGAAGAGGCCCAGGATAAATAAGCCGGGCTCTTGGATGGATAGATACCAAAAAGAAGTTCTCAAAGAGTACTATTACGTTGTAATGCAGGAGAAGGAATCTGAGAACTCCCAAGAAAAATGA
- a CDS encoding glycoside hydrolase family 57 protein, whose protein sequence is MIRIKANIDKVVILEGENLQITFNLTNEASSEITGKPYILLRVKGKEEIYIVFDSLKLQPGQTNEFKAEIKVPTSWGEGILGVYFEVEGKVISSLEYPIYVARKGDAIYVAFVWHHHQAPQFYPDGTFKDLWAYKHVLEGSFYSFKGGPYAIHMNIHERHPTFKDVDHFSPSLLEQWEYAITRGENLPGEVNTRKNEFENLLAQIRSLAQKGVIEILGSVYAHTILGFILRKAYEKGLVEEAKTLIKWEIARGLEIVERVTGIRPIGFWTPEMFWSMELVNIYSQMGIKYTVLCEQHFSRSGGDKNSIYDPYLVVDPVSSSQLIVFFRDLTLSNWISFNVDFKDEQDADQAARRFVVELAKRRENAPGGVVVIALDGENWMIMPSYRTYAPYFLSQIVKYIENSTVIKMTTLKDYLESHTPTRILTYIPYGSWINLSDRQWTGPVKDKLWEKAFTALAKVLSLYFSIGEDAWKISHDPSSELYKAMRAVSIAFDSDFYWYGEIEREARFVETWADEAMRIVDTFLSNNLKVVVVERGKSHVIIQLENHGSLPLNITLTLEARNYRNESRITLKPKTLRKIPVYTPHGDSTRLEVKIGSITIATLT, encoded by the coding sequence ATGATTCGAATAAAAGCGAACATAGACAAAGTTGTCATTCTTGAAGGTGAAAATCTTCAAATAACTTTTAATTTAACAAATGAGGCTTCAAGTGAAATTACAGGTAAGCCGTACATTCTACTCAGAGTGAAGGGAAAGGAGGAGATATACATTGTCTTCGACAGCTTAAAGCTCCAACCAGGACAGACGAACGAGTTTAAAGCGGAAATAAAAGTCCCCACGTCCTGGGGAGAGGGAATTTTAGGTGTATATTTCGAAGTAGAGGGAAAAGTAATCTCATCCCTGGAGTACCCCATCTACGTTGCTAGAAAGGGAGACGCTATATACGTTGCCTTCGTGTGGCATCATCATCAAGCCCCACAGTTTTACCCTGACGGAACATTCAAGGATCTCTGGGCCTACAAACACGTACTGGAAGGCAGCTTCTATTCTTTCAAGGGAGGTCCTTATGCGATTCACATGAACATTCACGAACGACACCCCACCTTTAAAGACGTGGATCATTTCTCCCCTTCACTCCTCGAGCAATGGGAGTACGCAATTACCCGAGGGGAAAACCTCCCAGGCGAGGTGAACACAAGAAAAAATGAGTTCGAGAACCTGCTTGCGCAAATTCGGTCTCTAGCCCAGAAGGGTGTGATTGAGATCCTTGGAAGCGTATACGCGCATACAATCCTAGGTTTTATACTGCGAAAGGCATACGAGAAGGGACTCGTAGAGGAGGCCAAGACTCTAATAAAATGGGAGATCGCTCGGGGCCTGGAAATAGTTGAGCGTGTCACGGGCATTCGTCCTATAGGCTTCTGGACCCCCGAGATGTTCTGGAGCATGGAGCTCGTAAACATATACAGCCAGATGGGCATCAAGTACACCGTCCTTTGCGAGCAACACTTCTCAAGGTCCGGTGGGGATAAAAACTCCATATACGACCCTTACCTCGTAGTAGATCCAGTCTCATCCAGCCAACTCATTGTCTTTTTCCGAGACCTCACACTTAGCAACTGGATAAGCTTTAATGTGGACTTTAAGGACGAGCAGGATGCAGACCAGGCAGCCAGGAGATTTGTCGTTGAACTAGCAAAGAGGCGGGAAAATGCTCCCGGAGGAGTAGTAGTTATTGCACTCGACGGTGAAAACTGGATGATTATGCCCTCTTATCGAACCTATGCACCCTATTTCCTCTCCCAGATAGTAAAATACATCGAGAACAGTACCGTGATAAAAATGACTACATTGAAGGACTATCTAGAGTCACATACCCCCACGAGAATCCTCACATATATTCCATACGGCTCCTGGATAAACCTTAGTGATCGCCAATGGACGGGTCCTGTTAAGGACAAGTTGTGGGAAAAGGCTTTCACAGCTCTCGCAAAAGTTCTATCATTATACTTTTCGATCGGGGAGGACGCCTGGAAAATATCCCACGACCCCAGCTCCGAACTCTACAAGGCCATGAGAGCAGTTTCAATAGCCTTCGACAGTGATTTCTACTGGTACGGCGAGATCGAAAGAGAAGCTAGGTTCGTGGAGACATGGGCCGACGAGGCCATGAGGATAGTCGACACGTTCCTGAGTAACAACCTCAAGGTTGTGGTTGTTGAGCGTGGGAAGAGTCACGTCATAATACAGTTGGAGAATCACGGATCCCTCCCTCTGAACATTACCTTGACTTTGGAAGCAAGGAACTACAGGAACGAGTCGAGAATCACTCTTAAGCCTAAAACACTCAGAAAGATACCTGTATACACTCCGCACGGAGATTCTACTCGATTAGAAGTGAAGATCGGATCAATAACTATAGCAACCCTTACCTAG
- the albA gene encoding DNA-binding protein Alba: MAEAGVIFVGNKPVSSYVLAAVTQFSSGSKRVVLKARGRAISRAVDAAELVKRFLGGNVSYGNIKIGSEKVGEPGKERTVSTIEIEIVKTA, from the coding sequence ATGGCTGAGGCAGGAGTTATCTTTGTAGGCAACAAGCCAGTAAGCAGCTACGTCCTAGCAGCAGTTACACAGTTCAGCAGTGGAAGCAAGCGCGTAGTCCTAAAGGCGAGAGGCCGAGCAATCTCCAGGGCTGTAGACGCTGCCGAGCTTGTAAAGCGCTTTCTAGGCGGCAACGTCAGCTATGGAAACATAAAGATTGGCAGCGAGAAAGTCGGAGAGCCCGGCAAGGAGCGCACCGTGTCAACTATAGAGATTGAGATTGTGAAAACCGCTTAA
- a CDS encoding SWIM zinc finger family protein, whose product MSGSNASKIDGVVRQKEIPMDSIIARAAWLLAEGRVVKVSPYLYYVMGRVGKHLVRVEGGKLTCTCKGFQEKGICSHVVAVSTLLELKDVDAFLDERVRERVRRELRERFNKT is encoded by the coding sequence ATGTCAGGGAGTAATGCTTCGAAAATCGATGGTGTAGTGCGACAGAAAGAGATACCAATGGACAGTATTATAGCCAGGGCAGCATGGCTTCTAGCCGAGGGGCGCGTGGTAAAGGTGAGTCCCTACCTTTACTACGTCATGGGTCGCGTTGGGAAGCACCTGGTAAGGGTTGAGGGTGGAAAGCTTACGTGTACGTGTAAAGGCTTCCAGGAGAAGGGTATATGTTCTCACGTTGTTGCTGTGTCGACTTTACTGGAGTTGAAAGACGTTGACGCCTTTCTAGATGAACGAGTGAGGGAGAGGGTTAGGAGAGAGTTAAGGGAGAGGTTTAACAAGACATAG
- a CDS encoding single stranded DNA-binding domain-containing protein has translation MYNVGETREVKIADITPSTRRFSVTFKVLNVGEEKQITSRRDGSEHRVADVLVGDETGVAVLTAWDNEIDQFKGMVGETVTLNNGYVSLYQGKLRLGLGRFGSIKPSEEKIEEVNSEMNISEKEFEDTGFRGRRGGRRRF, from the coding sequence ATGTATAATGTAGGAGAAACAAGAGAAGTAAAAATTGCAGACATAACTCCTAGTACTAGAAGGTTCTCCGTGACCTTCAAGGTTCTTAACGTTGGAGAGGAAAAACAGATTACCTCGAGACGTGATGGTTCCGAGCACCGAGTGGCTGATGTACTGGTCGGCGACGAGACAGGCGTTGCAGTATTGACTGCGTGGGACAACGAGATCGACCAGTTTAAAGGGATGGTTGGCGAAACAGTGACGCTTAACAACGGTTATGTCTCGCTGTATCAGGGTAAGCTAAGACTAGGGCTCGGGCGCTTTGGATCTATAAAACCTTCTGAGGAAAAAATCGAGGAAGTAAATTCTGAGATGAATATTTCTGAAAAAGAGTTTGAAGATACTGGATTCAGAGGAAGAAGGGGCGGTAGACGCCGCTTCTAA
- a CDS encoding metallophosphoesterase, which produces MHVAIISDTHDNLEALQAFIGKIRGRVDTIIHAGDIVSPFTLRALNGYKVYAVYGNNDGEKLLLKKVADDIGIVLEEPPLFTTISNKRLAVIHGASTPEKTERLVQALAKSGDFDIVVYGHTHKADVRKIGNTLVVNPGTLSGYLAGTRTFALIDLERFSVDLVEV; this is translated from the coding sequence ATGCATGTAGCAATAATCTCCGACACGCATGACAACCTGGAAGCTCTTCAAGCATTTATCGGAAAAATAAGGGGGAGAGTAGACACTATAATACATGCGGGCGACATAGTCTCCCCATTCACTCTTAGAGCCCTCAACGGCTACAAGGTATATGCTGTCTACGGAAACAACGATGGTGAAAAACTTTTACTAAAGAAGGTCGCTGACGACATCGGTATAGTACTAGAGGAGCCACCACTGTTCACGACGATCAGTAATAAGCGATTAGCAGTCATTCACGGGGCTTCCACGCCCGAGAAGACCGAGCGTTTAGTCCAAGCCCTCGCCAAGAGCGGAGACTTCGACATAGTAGTCTACGGGCATACACATAAAGCCGACGTCAGGAAGATCGGAAACACACTCGTAGTAAACCCCGGCACACTTTCAGGCTACCTCGCAGGCACGAGAACGTTTGCCCTCATAGACCTGGAGCGGTTCAGCGTGGATCTTGTAGAGGTGTAG
- a CDS encoding glycosyltransferase family 2 protein codes for MSLDGSYPKVSVIVVNYKSYDLLRECLSSLLESDYPSFEVIVVDSLTPHIRENIEKDFKDNRIKVIHFDSNIGAAASHNIGAIASDPSSKYLVFMDNDVLVTKDSLRALVDSMERDPQMGVIQAKVVSLSNKGRMDHMGLGLDLAGTWLTTYGQRAEILNTSMEIFAASSSMMITRRDLYFEALGFDDTYFIYDDDTDYSWRVRLLGYSIGFEPRAVVYHGDKFSVRLRHDKLYFGFRNRLLNIFKNMEAENLALSMIITLYLGYLNVVLLALAFKGREVLAYAKASINVVKTLPLRSIHRKIIQRRRKVKDSFFYRRGFLRRDLLGTIVMMRELLIRYYHSLREK; via the coding sequence ATGTCTCTTGACGGGAGTTACCCCAAGGTAAGCGTAATCGTTGTAAACTATAAATCCTATGACTTGCTCCGAGAATGTCTGAGCAGTTTGCTGGAGAGTGATTATCCCTCATTCGAAGTAATCGTCGTCGATAGTTTAACCCCACATATTCGCGAAAACATAGAGAAGGACTTCAAGGACAACAGAATAAAGGTCATTCACTTCGATTCGAACATTGGCGCCGCGGCATCCCATAACATAGGCGCTATCGCGAGCGACCCTTCGTCGAAATACCTGGTTTTTATGGATAACGACGTACTCGTTACCAAAGACTCCTTGCGAGCACTGGTAGATTCTATGGAGCGAGATCCACAGATGGGCGTTATCCAAGCCAAGGTAGTCTCGCTAAGCAATAAGGGCAGGATGGATCATATGGGACTAGGACTCGACCTAGCTGGAACCTGGCTCACAACGTATGGCCAGAGGGCTGAGATTCTAAACACTTCCATGGAGATCTTTGCCGCCTCCTCATCGATGATGATTACGAGAAGGGATCTGTATTTTGAGGCCTTAGGCTTCGACGACACTTATTTCATTTATGACGATGACACGGATTATAGTTGGAGGGTAAGACTTTTAGGCTATAGTATAGGATTTGAGCCCAGAGCGGTTGTTTACCATGGGGATAAGTTTTCCGTCAGGCTTAGACACGACAAACTTTACTTCGGGTTTCGGAACCGCTTACTAAACATTTTCAAGAACATGGAGGCCGAAAACCTGGCTCTAAGCATGATTATTACCCTTTACCTTGGATACCTTAACGTTGTTCTGCTAGCACTTGCGTTTAAAGGCAGGGAGGTTCTCGCATACGCTAAGGCCAGCATCAACGTGGTTAAGACACTTCCTCTGCGAAGCATTCATAGAAAAATTATTCAAAGACGAAGAAAAGTCAAGGACAGCTTCTTCTACCGTAGAGGGTTCCTTCGAAGAGATCTACTGGGAACTATAGTTATGATGCGGGAACTCCTAATTAGATATTATCACAGTCTCCGGGAAAAATAG
- a CDS encoding glycerate kinase type-2 family protein, with product MENENEKPRIDALTIALEGINAADPEKAVKQWISLEGDTLLLKDGHAINVAGNVYVVGAGKASGGMALGLESVLGEKIKEGVVSVPEEIVDRYKLKRIKLVGATHPKASEKSVNAGRLVLETISNLKPEDLVVALFSGGGSALLEYPVQGVSIEEISDISLKLMRRGADIFELNTVRKHLSMIKGGWLARHAQPARLVALMISDVIGDRMDTIASGPTVPDPTTFKDARDILVKYRLWEEVPESIKDHIERGLKGEVPETPKPGDPLFSKVKNVIIASNMISLEAMARKAGELGYNPLILTSMLEGEAREVGRVIVSLIKEVKRSGIPVKPPAVLLLGGETTVTVRGNGIGGRNQEMALSIAIGIRGLKGVAVACIGSDGRDGPTDAAGAVVDGNTYELALRQGLKPEDFLTNNDSYNFFKALGGHVKTGYTGTNVNDFVIAVINQVD from the coding sequence ATGGAAAACGAGAACGAAAAACCTAGAATAGATGCACTGACGATAGCACTAGAGGGAATCAATGCCGCTGACCCTGAAAAAGCTGTAAAGCAATGGATTTCCCTCGAAGGGGACACCCTCCTTCTAAAGGATGGGCATGCCATTAATGTAGCAGGAAATGTGTATGTCGTCGGTGCTGGGAAAGCCTCTGGTGGAATGGCGCTAGGATTAGAGTCCGTTCTAGGTGAGAAAATAAAGGAGGGAGTAGTCTCGGTTCCCGAAGAGATAGTTGACCGTTACAAGCTTAAAAGAATAAAACTGGTGGGTGCTACTCATCCTAAAGCCTCTGAGAAGAGCGTTAACGCTGGCCGTCTAGTGCTTGAGACTATATCTAATCTTAAACCCGAAGATCTTGTCGTGGCTTTGTTTTCTGGGGGAGGCTCCGCATTACTCGAATATCCTGTCCAGGGAGTCAGTATCGAGGAGATAAGCGATATCAGCTTAAAGCTTATGAGGCGCGGAGCAGACATCTTCGAGCTTAATACTGTTAGAAAACATCTTTCCATGATCAAGGGCGGCTGGCTTGCACGCCACGCCCAGCCTGCGCGTCTAGTAGCTCTAATGATATCAGACGTTATTGGTGACCGAATGGACACTATAGCCTCTGGTCCAACAGTACCCGACCCCACAACATTCAAGGATGCACGCGACATCCTGGTCAAATACAGGCTATGGGAAGAGGTCCCCGAATCTATAAAGGATCACATTGAGAGGGGCTTAAAAGGCGAGGTTCCTGAAACTCCAAAGCCGGGGGATCCTCTTTTCTCGAAGGTGAAAAACGTGATCATAGCCAGTAACATGATATCGCTGGAAGCGATGGCGAGGAAAGCTGGAGAGCTGGGCTACAACCCATTAATCCTCACGTCTATGCTTGAAGGCGAAGCGCGTGAAGTTGGAAGAGTCATAGTCTCGCTAATAAAAGAGGTTAAAAGGTCAGGGATTCCCGTCAAACCACCAGCTGTACTTCTTCTCGGAGGCGAGACAACGGTCACAGTTAGGGGCAACGGAATAGGCGGCAGGAATCAAGAAATGGCATTAAGCATAGCGATAGGAATAAGGGGGTTAAAGGGCGTAGCCGTAGCATGTATAGGCAGCGACGGGAGAGACGGACCAACAGATGCCGCCGGGGCGGTTGTCGACGGAAACACATACGAGCTGGCTCTCCGGCAAGGCCTAAAGCCGGAAGACTTCCTCACGAACAATGATAGTTACAACTTCTTCAAAGCGTTGGGAGGTCATGTTAAAACAGGCTACACAGGGACAAATGTCAACGACTTCGTGATAGCAGTCATAAATCAAGTAGACTAG
- a CDS encoding lysylphosphatidylglycerol synthase transmembrane domain-containing protein gives MNDVAKRWIRKHVIYVVQAIFIIALGLYIIQDFKLGEFIQTLTQIDKQFILYLVIFEILYYFLHALSYWFLTYKRFRLKLREAVGGTMLAWLVDLILPSAFIEGDIVRIVFLRQYGDWASAISYNLFFRFLLNTTLALFIMITAVLAVNLSTSIMNYLLIYGITVLLAFLSAALIAVFIFDANRTLRFARWLIEKLPVKRKEALERETEKFLQYVSDTARDFSPYSPNLWAAVLSLMGQWISGVLTPYYSLRSIGVKINPILIAPGYTILTIFSLASIGVPFMVGSVDVALITLYLLLGVPKEKAVAAAFLGRGITILVTLSMIYPIGLYYGKKLFSKKNFEELKETIRSIVKQYGFSLPLFS, from the coding sequence ATGAATGATGTCGCAAAACGATGGATCAGAAAACACGTCATATATGTTGTCCAGGCGATTTTCATAATCGCACTTGGGCTATACATTATCCAAGACTTTAAGCTAGGCGAGTTTATCCAAACTTTAACTCAGATAGATAAACAGTTCATATTATACCTGGTCATCTTCGAGATCCTATACTACTTCTTACACGCCCTATCCTATTGGTTCCTCACGTACAAGAGGTTCAGGCTAAAGCTGAGAGAAGCGGTAGGAGGAACAATGCTTGCATGGCTAGTAGACCTGATTCTACCATCTGCATTCATCGAGGGAGACATAGTTAGAATCGTTTTCCTGAGGCAGTACGGAGACTGGGCTTCGGCTATAAGCTATAACCTATTCTTCAGGTTTCTACTCAACACTACACTAGCCTTATTTATAATGATAACCGCGGTCTTGGCCGTGAACCTCAGCACGTCCATTATGAACTATCTCCTCATATACGGCATAACTGTTCTACTCGCATTTCTCAGCGCAGCCCTGATAGCCGTTTTTATATTTGATGCTAACAGGACGCTGCGCTTCGCGCGGTGGCTCATAGAGAAGCTACCAGTTAAGAGGAAAGAAGCCCTTGAGAGAGAGACAGAAAAGTTTCTCCAATATGTCTCTGATACCGCGCGGGACTTCTCACCGTACAGCCCGAACCTCTGGGCGGCGGTCCTTTCCCTAATGGGCCAGTGGATAAGTGGTGTGCTTACACCGTATTACTCGCTGAGAAGCATAGGCGTAAAAATAAACCCCATTCTCATAGCGCCTGGATACACTATTCTCACGATTTTCTCGCTAGCATCTATAGGCGTCCCATTCATGGTTGGCAGCGTAGACGTAGCACTGATAACTCTATACTTACTACTCGGGGTTCCAAAGGAGAAGGCTGTCGCAGCAGCATTCCTAGGACGAGGTATAACAATACTAGTAACCTTGTCCATGATTTACCCGATAGGTCTTTACTACGGGAAGAAACTGTTTTCAAAAAAGAACTTTGAGGAACTGAAAGAAACCATAAGGAGTATCGTGAAACAGTATGGTTTCTCACTGCCGCTATTCTCCTAG